Proteins from a genomic interval of bacterium:
- a CDS encoding OmpH family outer membrane protein, with amino-acid sequence MSHRTSTYTAAFAFSLVLLFGAIANPVAVAQERPIKIAVVDLERLVAQSTPGQALQARLDQFQKTVQAEGEQKAQKARDIRQKASDGGSTLSQAEQADLQKQYEDATLEIRRFREEKQREGERIRNEGLREIEKQMAPVFRQVRDEGDYDLILNNIPGVVVMANERVDITQMVMERFNAAQQ; translated from the coding sequence ATGTCTCATCGCACTTCCACTTACACCGCTGCTTTCGCGTTCAGTCTCGTCCTCCTCTTTGGCGCAATCGCGAATCCGGTGGCGGTTGCCCAAGAACGGCCGATCAAGATCGCCGTCGTGGACCTCGAGCGACTGGTGGCACAGTCCACTCCGGGCCAGGCGCTCCAGGCTCGTCTCGATCAGTTTCAAAAGACCGTCCAAGCGGAAGGCGAACAGAAAGCCCAGAAGGCCCGCGACATCCGCCAGAAGGCCAGCGACGGCGGCAGCACGCTGTCCCAAGCGGAGCAGGCTGACCTCCAGAAACAGTACGAGGACGCGACCCTGGAGATTCGTCGCTTTCGAGAAGAGAAACAACGCGAAGGCGAGAGGATCCGAAATGAGGGCCTGCGCGAGATCGAAAAGCAGATGGCGCCAGTCTTCCGCCAGGTCCGCGACGAAGGCGACTACGATCTGATCCTCAACAACATTCCGGGCGTCGTCGTGATGGCCAACGAGCGAGTCGATATCACCCAGATGGTGATGGAGCGCTTCAACGCGGCGCAGCAGTAG